The Brassica oleracea var. oleracea cultivar TO1000 chromosome C6, BOL, whole genome shotgun sequence genome includes a region encoding these proteins:
- the LOC106296285 gene encoding uncharacterized protein LOC106296285 isoform X2, translated as MAMDGSDFFQDDCDSIAAEMKDQEERIQLKRRWLLGLYTPKPENPTTEFLESEDHTPEKTEFLESECLPESLLREDDLFYETAKSRVEEAFGFCKNQEAQRKESMFCTKDVVRRLSMYLDSLTNEGLSLVVKIITGGSSSFDKTRPKMKQIIRESVRTDLRERGRDDIVEQLHQALNDCENFRKDSAKPMFPSHRDAALKALAELDKLSTQTLLAMKRKLEGSVTIPRLKPSKMGGNKMDLIDQVKQASEKMLSELSSGDKLQEPLAKAMSLVDLSLKLSPGYNKTRPPTDFFHFSPETKKLQKEIVKAVWSLRTARIDAAFERVGLILDPEAQISKNRLRSAVERMLIEYLFECCDMDVIPKSLTNALSLVNKSTLTVDHRVFPGEAVEEETECILNVSAQVKQIAWQCIPDYELDQDYGDAYMEELEDSDDDYSQDDAIDTSDPVQDEVGAECSVLNSNVSSDETSQHHISSSLLIRDLTESITRARPMSLFATPTSSKFTPVRDNQISPRSLYSVENIKSDDRGAQNPIKRKKNQYLAVQEICDDTSLVAYNLIGRLLEKFADQKGLYLKVDQRSYLRGESRLQEDVEGEVSEEKQDLEIQGKLDESITLSAVQEIIPSLDKSVLLKLKELLE; from the exons ATGGCGATGGATGGCTCAGATTTCTTTCAGGATGATTGCGATTCGATAGCTGCAGAGATGAAAGACCAAGAGGAGCGAATTCAACTCAAGAGAAG GTGGCTTTTGGGTCTTTATACCCCTAAACCTGAGAATCCTACTACTGAGTTTCTCGAATCTGAGGATCACACTCCAGAAAAGACTGAGTTTCTCGAATCCGA ATGCCTCCCTGAATCTTTGCTCAGGGAAGATGAT TTATTCTACGAGACAGCAAAGTCGCGTGTAGAAGAAGCATTTGGGTTTTGCAAGAACCAAGAGGCTCAACGAAAGGAGTCCATGTTCTGCACTAAAGACGTTGTTAGAAGGCTTAGCATGTATCTTGATTCTTTAACGAATGAAGGTCTATCTCTCGTTGTAAAGATCATCACTGGAGGCTCTTCTTCGTTTGACAAGACTCGGCCCAAAATGAAACAGATTATCAGAGAATCTGTCCGCACAGATTTGAGAGAGAGAGGAAGAGACGACATTGTTGAGCAGTTGCATCAAGCTCTGAATGATTGTGAAAACTTCAGGAAAGATTCTGCAAAACCCATGTTTCCGTCTCATCGTGATGCTGCATTGAAGGCACTTGCTGAGCTAGATAAGTTGTCTACTCAGACTCTACTTGCAATGAAAAGGAAACTTGAAGGTTCAGTTACGATACCTCGGTTAAAACCAAGTAAAATGGGTGGAAATAAAATGGATCTGATAGACCAAGTGAAGCAAGCTAGCGAGAAGATGCTCTCAGAACTTTCTTCAGGGGATAAACTGCAGGAGCCATTGGCTAAGGCAATGTCATTAGTAGATTTATCACTTAAGTTAAGTCCTGGCTACAACAAAACTAGACCTCCCACAGATTTTTTCCATTTCTCACCAGAAACAAAGAAGCTGCAGAAGGAGATAGTGAAGGCAGTTTGGTCACTCCGTACGGCCAGGATTGATGCTGCGTTTGAAAGAGTGGGTCTTATCTTGGACCCAGAAGCCCAAATATCGAAAAACAGATTAAGATCAGCGGTCGAGAGAATGCTGATCGAATATCTGTTTGAGTGCTGTGATATGGATGTCATCCCAAAGTCTTTGACAAACGCTCTTTCATTGGTCAACAAGAGTACGCTGACTGTCGACCATAGAGTATTTCCAGGGGAAGCAGTTGAGGAAGAGACCGAGTGTATATTAAATGTGAGTGCTCAAGTGAAGCAAATAGCTTGGCAATGTATACCAGATTATGAGCTTGATCAGGACTATGGCGATGCTTATATGGAGGAGCTAGAAGACAGTGATGATGATTATAGTCAAGACGATGCTATCGATACCTCTGATCCGGTTCAAGACGAAGTTGGTGCAGAATGCTCAGTTTTGAATTCGAATGTTTCTTCAGACGAAACCAGCCAGCATCATATCAGCTCTTCTCTCCTTATAAGGGACCTGACAGAGAGTATTACAAGAGCTCGTCCTATGTCTCTCTTTGCCACTCCCACGTCCAGTAAATTTACACCTGTCAGAGATAATCAGATTAGCCCTCGTTCGTTGTATTCTGTTGAAAACATAAAGAGTGATGATCGTGGTGCGCAGAATCCAATCAAAAGAAAGAAGAACCAGTACCTGGCAGTCCAAGAAATTTGTGACGACACAAGCTTAGTTGCCTATAACCTAATAGGACGTTTACTAGAGAAATTTGCAGACCAAAAAGGCCTTTACTTAAAAGTGGATCAACGTTCTTATCTTAGAGGAGAATCCAGGCTTCAAGAAGATGTAGAAGGTGAAG TGAGTGAAGAAAAGCAAGATTTAGAGATTCAAGGGAAGTTAGATGAGTCCATCACACTTTCTGCTGTCCAAGAGATAATACCCTCCCTTGATAAGAG TGTCTTATTGAAATTGAAAGAGTTGTTGGAGTAG
- the LOC106296285 gene encoding uncharacterized protein LOC106296285 isoform X1: MAMDGSDFFQDDCDSIAAEMKDQEERIQLKRRWLLGLYTPKPENPTTEFLESEDHTPEKTEFLESECLPESLLREDDLFYETAKSRVEEAFGFCKNQEAQRKESMFCTKDVVRRLSMYLDSLTNEGLSLVVKIITGGSSSFDKTRPKMKQIIRESVRTDLRERGRDDIVEQLHQALNDCENFRKDSAKPMFPSHRDAALKALAELDKLSTQTLLAMKRKLEGSVTIPRLKPSKMGGNKMDLIDQVKQASEKMLSELSSGDKLQEPLAKAMSLVDLSLKLSPGYNKTRPPTDFFHFSPETKKLQKEIVKAVWSLRTARIDAAFERVGLILDPEAQISKNRLRSAVERMLIEYLFECCDMDVIPKSLTNALSLVNKSTLTVDHRVFPGEAVEEETECILNVSAQVKQIAWQCIPDYELDQDYGDAYMEELEDSDDDYSQDDAIDTSDPVQDEVGAECSVLNSNVSSDETSQHHISSSLLIRDLTESITRARPMSLFATPTSSKFTPVRDNQISPRSLYSVENIKSDDRGAQNPIKRKKNQYLAVQEICDDTSLVAYNLIGRLLEKFADQKGLYLKVDQRSYLRGESRLQEDVEGEVSEEKQDLEIQGKLDESITLSAVQEIIPSLDKNSVLLKLKELLE, encoded by the exons ATGGCGATGGATGGCTCAGATTTCTTTCAGGATGATTGCGATTCGATAGCTGCAGAGATGAAAGACCAAGAGGAGCGAATTCAACTCAAGAGAAG GTGGCTTTTGGGTCTTTATACCCCTAAACCTGAGAATCCTACTACTGAGTTTCTCGAATCTGAGGATCACACTCCAGAAAAGACTGAGTTTCTCGAATCCGA ATGCCTCCCTGAATCTTTGCTCAGGGAAGATGAT TTATTCTACGAGACAGCAAAGTCGCGTGTAGAAGAAGCATTTGGGTTTTGCAAGAACCAAGAGGCTCAACGAAAGGAGTCCATGTTCTGCACTAAAGACGTTGTTAGAAGGCTTAGCATGTATCTTGATTCTTTAACGAATGAAGGTCTATCTCTCGTTGTAAAGATCATCACTGGAGGCTCTTCTTCGTTTGACAAGACTCGGCCCAAAATGAAACAGATTATCAGAGAATCTGTCCGCACAGATTTGAGAGAGAGAGGAAGAGACGACATTGTTGAGCAGTTGCATCAAGCTCTGAATGATTGTGAAAACTTCAGGAAAGATTCTGCAAAACCCATGTTTCCGTCTCATCGTGATGCTGCATTGAAGGCACTTGCTGAGCTAGATAAGTTGTCTACTCAGACTCTACTTGCAATGAAAAGGAAACTTGAAGGTTCAGTTACGATACCTCGGTTAAAACCAAGTAAAATGGGTGGAAATAAAATGGATCTGATAGACCAAGTGAAGCAAGCTAGCGAGAAGATGCTCTCAGAACTTTCTTCAGGGGATAAACTGCAGGAGCCATTGGCTAAGGCAATGTCATTAGTAGATTTATCACTTAAGTTAAGTCCTGGCTACAACAAAACTAGACCTCCCACAGATTTTTTCCATTTCTCACCAGAAACAAAGAAGCTGCAGAAGGAGATAGTGAAGGCAGTTTGGTCACTCCGTACGGCCAGGATTGATGCTGCGTTTGAAAGAGTGGGTCTTATCTTGGACCCAGAAGCCCAAATATCGAAAAACAGATTAAGATCAGCGGTCGAGAGAATGCTGATCGAATATCTGTTTGAGTGCTGTGATATGGATGTCATCCCAAAGTCTTTGACAAACGCTCTTTCATTGGTCAACAAGAGTACGCTGACTGTCGACCATAGAGTATTTCCAGGGGAAGCAGTTGAGGAAGAGACCGAGTGTATATTAAATGTGAGTGCTCAAGTGAAGCAAATAGCTTGGCAATGTATACCAGATTATGAGCTTGATCAGGACTATGGCGATGCTTATATGGAGGAGCTAGAAGACAGTGATGATGATTATAGTCAAGACGATGCTATCGATACCTCTGATCCGGTTCAAGACGAAGTTGGTGCAGAATGCTCAGTTTTGAATTCGAATGTTTCTTCAGACGAAACCAGCCAGCATCATATCAGCTCTTCTCTCCTTATAAGGGACCTGACAGAGAGTATTACAAGAGCTCGTCCTATGTCTCTCTTTGCCACTCCCACGTCCAGTAAATTTACACCTGTCAGAGATAATCAGATTAGCCCTCGTTCGTTGTATTCTGTTGAAAACATAAAGAGTGATGATCGTGGTGCGCAGAATCCAATCAAAAGAAAGAAGAACCAGTACCTGGCAGTCCAAGAAATTTGTGACGACACAAGCTTAGTTGCCTATAACCTAATAGGACGTTTACTAGAGAAATTTGCAGACCAAAAAGGCCTTTACTTAAAAGTGGATCAACGTTCTTATCTTAGAGGAGAATCCAGGCTTCAAGAAGATGTAGAAGGTGAAG TGAGTGAAGAAAAGCAAGATTTAGAGATTCAAGGGAAGTTAGATGAGTCCATCACACTTTCTGCTGTCCAAGAGATAATACCCTCCCTTGATAAG AACAGTGTCTTATTGAAATTGAAAGAGTTGTTGGAGTAG
- the LOC106297099 gene encoding protein C2-DOMAIN ABA-RELATED 1-like: MENLLGLLRIHVKRGVNLAIRDISSSDPYVVVHSGKQKLKTHVIKQSVNPEWNDDLTLSVTDPNQPIKLTVYDKDLFSADDKMGEAEFSIATYLEAVKYRPKVEGGLPNGTIIMKIQPTRQNCLSEESHIVWNQGKLVQNMFLRLQHVECGEVEIQLEWIDVPGSKGI; the protein is encoded by the exons ATGGAGAATCTGTTGGGTCTTCTAAGAATTCATGTAAAGAGAGGAGTGAATCTCGCCATTAGAGATATCTCAAGCAGTGATCCTTACGTCGTCGTTCACTCTGGAAAGCAG AAGCTGAAGACCCACGTGATCAAACAGAGTGTAAACCCCGAATGGAACGACGACTTGACTCTTTCTGTGACTGATCCAAATCAACCCATTAAACTC ACAGTTTATGACAAGGACTTGTTCTCGGCGGATGATAAGATGGGAGAAGCAGAGTTCAGCATTGCTACATATCTTGAAGCCGTTAAATACCGCCCTAAGGTCGAAGGAGGACTTCCCAATGGAACTATTATAATGAAGATACAGCCGACCAGACAGAACTGTTTGTCTGAAGAGAGCCATATTGTGTGGAACCAAGGGAAGCTTGTTCAGAACATGTTCCTTAGGCTCCAGCACGTGGAATGCGGAGAGGTAGAGATACAGCTTGAGTGGATCGATGTCCCCGGTTCAAAGGGTATTTAA